A genome region from Oncorhynchus gorbuscha isolate QuinsamMale2020 ecotype Even-year linkage group LG26, OgorEven_v1.0, whole genome shotgun sequence includes the following:
- the LOC124016131 gene encoding 40S ribosomal protein SA isoform X2, translating to MSGGLDVLQMKEEDVLKFLAAGTHLGGTNMDFQMEHYTYKRKSDGVYIINLKKTWEKLLLAARAIVAIENPADVCVISSRNTGQRAVLKFASATGATTFHGRFTPGTFTNQIQAAFREPRLLIVTDPRADHQPLTEASYVNIPTIAMCNTDSPLRYVDIAIPCNNKGHHSVGLMWWMLSREVLRMRGTISREHPWEVMPDLYFYRDPEEIEKEEQAAAEKAVGKEEFQGEWTAPTADFAQPEVADWSEGVAVPSVPIQQFPAGIEAAAPSKAPAAAEGFAEDWSAQPATEDWSAAPTAQATEWGGASADWS from the exons ATGTCCGGAGGTCTGGATGTGCTGcagatgaaggaggaggatgtGCTCAAGTTCCTGGCAGCCGGGACCCACCTGGGAGGTACCAACATGGACTTCCAGATGGAGCACTACACGTACAAGAGAAAGAGTGATG GTGTGTACATCATCAACCTGAAGAAGACATGGGAGAAGCTGCTGCTGGCTGCCCGTGCCATCGTGGCCATTGAGAACCCAGCTGATGTCTGCGTCATCTCCTCCAGGAACACTGGACAG AGGGCTGTGCTGAAGTTTGCGTCCGCCACTGGCGCCACCACCTTCCACGGTCGTTTTACCCCCGGAACCTTCACCAATCAGATCCAGGCTGCTTTCCGTGAGCCCCGCCTCCTGATCGTGACAGATCCCCGTGCCGACCACCAGCCCCTGACTGAGGCCTCCTACGTCAACATCCCCACTATCGCCATGTGCAACACTGATTCTCCCCTCAGATACGTGGACATCGCCATCCCCTGCAACAACAAG GGCCACCACTCTGTTGGTCTGATGTGGTGGATGCTGTCTAGGGAGGTGCTGCGGATGAGGGGCACCATCTCCAGGGAACACCCCTGGGAGGTCATGCCTGATCTCTACTTCTACAGAGATCCAGAGGAG ATTGAGAAGGAGGAGCAGGCCGCGGCTGAGAAGGCTGTTGGCAAGGAGGAGTTCCAGGGTGAGTGGACCGCCCCCACGGCCGACTTCGCCCAGCCCGAGGTGGCCGACTGGTCCGAGGGAGTGGCAGTGCCCTCTGTGCCCATCCAGCAGTTCCCTGCTGGCATTGAGG CCGCTGCTCCTTCCAAGGCCCCAGCTGCAGCTGAAGGCTTTGCTG AGGATTGGAGTGCCCAGCCTGCCACAGAGGATTGGTCCGCTGCCCCCACTGCCCAGGCTACCGAGTGGGGTGGTGCCTCCGCTGATTGGTCCTAA
- the LOC124016131 gene encoding 40S ribosomal protein SA isoform X1, giving the protein MSGGLDVLQMKEEDVLKFLAAGTHLGGTNMDFQMEHYTYKRKSDGVYIINLKKTWEKLLLAARAIVAIENPADVCVISSRNTGQRAVLKFASATGATTFHGRFTPGTFTNQIQAAFREPRLLIVTDPRADHQPLTEASYVNIPTIAMCNTDSPLRYVDIAIPCNNKGHHSVGLMWWMLSREVLRMRGTISREHPWEVMPDLYFYRDPEEIEKEEQAAAEKAVGKEEFQGEWTAPTADFAQPEVADWSEGVAVPSVPIQQFPAGIEGKSFTEAAAPSKAPAAAEGFAEDWSAQPATEDWSAAPTAQATEWGGASADWS; this is encoded by the exons ATGTCCGGAGGTCTGGATGTGCTGcagatgaaggaggaggatgtGCTCAAGTTCCTGGCAGCCGGGACCCACCTGGGAGGTACCAACATGGACTTCCAGATGGAGCACTACACGTACAAGAGAAAGAGTGATG GTGTGTACATCATCAACCTGAAGAAGACATGGGAGAAGCTGCTGCTGGCTGCCCGTGCCATCGTGGCCATTGAGAACCCAGCTGATGTCTGCGTCATCTCCTCCAGGAACACTGGACAG AGGGCTGTGCTGAAGTTTGCGTCCGCCACTGGCGCCACCACCTTCCACGGTCGTTTTACCCCCGGAACCTTCACCAATCAGATCCAGGCTGCTTTCCGTGAGCCCCGCCTCCTGATCGTGACAGATCCCCGTGCCGACCACCAGCCCCTGACTGAGGCCTCCTACGTCAACATCCCCACTATCGCCATGTGCAACACTGATTCTCCCCTCAGATACGTGGACATCGCCATCCCCTGCAACAACAAG GGCCACCACTCTGTTGGTCTGATGTGGTGGATGCTGTCTAGGGAGGTGCTGCGGATGAGGGGCACCATCTCCAGGGAACACCCCTGGGAGGTCATGCCTGATCTCTACTTCTACAGAGATCCAGAGGAG ATTGAGAAGGAGGAGCAGGCCGCGGCTGAGAAGGCTGTTGGCAAGGAGGAGTTCCAGGGTGAGTGGACCGCCCCCACGGCCGACTTCGCCCAGCCCGAGGTGGCCGACTGGTCCGAGGGAGTGGCAGTGCCCTCTGTGCCCATCCAGCAGTTCCCTGCTGGCATTGAGGGTAAGAGCTTCACCGAGG CCGCTGCTCCTTCCAAGGCCCCAGCTGCAGCTGAAGGCTTTGCTG AGGATTGGAGTGCCCAGCCTGCCACAGAGGATTGGTCCGCTGCCCCCACTGCCCAGGCTACCGAGTGGGGTGGTGCCTCCGCTGATTGGTCCTAA